One genomic region from Hoeflea algicola encodes:
- a CDS encoding cytochrome c biogenesis CcdA family protein translates to MMDIGYGAAFLAGLLSFVSPCVLPIVPPYLAYLAGMSFHEVQNAEADKAASRRIALASVAFVLGFSTVFVALGATASVIGQSVARYFDVLSVIAGIVILLMGLHFLGVFKFALLYREARVNVERKPAGMVGAYVMGLAFAFGWTPCVGPILAAILFMAAAKESAGQGAMLLGLYALGIGIPFIVAGVFASRFIRFSTRIKKHMAVIEKAMGVLLVITGILFMTGQMSRIAQWLLETFPAFATIG, encoded by the coding sequence GTGATGGATATTGGGTACGGGGCCGCTTTTCTGGCCGGTTTGTTGTCATTTGTGTCGCCCTGCGTGTTGCCGATCGTGCCACCTTATCTGGCCTATCTGGCGGGAATGAGTTTTCATGAAGTCCAGAATGCCGAGGCCGACAAGGCCGCTTCCCGGCGCATTGCGTTGGCGTCAGTTGCCTTTGTGCTGGGATTTTCCACCGTGTTCGTGGCGCTGGGCGCAACTGCAAGCGTGATCGGGCAATCGGTGGCGCGCTATTTCGATGTGCTGTCGGTCATTGCAGGCATCGTGATCTTGCTGATGGGGCTGCATTTTCTGGGCGTGTTTAAGTTTGCGCTACTCTACCGCGAAGCGCGGGTCAATGTTGAGCGCAAGCCGGCAGGCATGGTCGGCGCCTACGTCATGGGGCTGGCCTTTGCCTTTGGCTGGACACCCTGTGTCGGGCCGATTCTGGCTGCCATCCTGTTCATGGCGGCGGCCAAGGAGAGCGCCGGGCAGGGGGCGATGCTGCTGGGACTTTATGCGCTGGGTATCGGGATTCCTTTTATCGTTGCCGGCGTGTTTGCCAGTCGATTCATCCGGTTTTCGACCCGAATCAAGAAACATATGGCTGTGATCGAAAAGGCCATGGGCGTACTTCTCGTCATTACAGGTATCCTGTTCATGACTGGCCAGATGTCGCGGATCGCCCAATGGTTGCTGGAAACGTTCCCCGCATTTGCGACAATTGGATAG
- the soxB gene encoding thiosulfohydrolase SoxB: MHSRRDFLQYALNAGFAFGAAGLGANVTRALAQQKLTQDDLLKFDAKGQVTLLHFTDVHAQLKPVFFRPPDTNIGVGDYAGLPPHLVAEEFLDYFGIDKGGPLAYAHTMVDYVDLARTYGRLGGLDRTATLVKSIRAERGDDKVLFLDGGDTWQGSYTSLKTNGQDMVDCMKLLKPDAMTGHWEFTFGEDRFLELVDAMGYPFLASNIFDAEWDEPAFEHTAYFERGGVKVAVIGQAMPYTPIANPSWMFPKWSFGIRPDVLQANVDAARAQGAEIVVLLSHNGFDVDRKLATVVSGLDVIVTGHTHDAIPHAIEVAGTILMSSGSHGKYLGRIDLEVKDGKIAGYNSTLIPVFSDVIAPDPEMAAKIDEVRAPYEAEASRVIGRTESLLYRRGNFNGTWDDLICQGIMEERDTEIALSPGFRWGTTLLPGSDITIDDLYTETSMNYPAVYRLEFTGAQLKDIMEDVCDNLFNKDPFLQQGGDMVRVGGFTYACTPDATIGSRITDMRLTGSGDLIEAEKSYTVGGWASVNEGVEGPPIYDLMEDYITKKSVVSLDPDAAAVKVIR, translated from the coding sequence ATGCACAGCCGACGCGACTTTTTGCAATATGCGCTGAACGCAGGTTTTGCCTTTGGCGCCGCCGGGCTTGGGGCCAATGTGACGCGCGCTTTGGCGCAGCAGAAACTGACCCAGGACGACCTGCTGAAATTCGACGCTAAAGGCCAGGTGACGCTTCTGCATTTCACCGATGTGCATGCGCAACTCAAGCCGGTGTTCTTCCGTCCGCCCGACACCAATATCGGGGTCGGCGACTATGCCGGGCTGCCGCCGCATCTGGTGGCCGAGGAGTTCCTCGATTATTTCGGCATCGATAAGGGCGGCCCGCTGGCTTACGCCCACACCATGGTCGACTATGTTGATCTGGCCCGTACCTATGGCCGGCTTGGCGGGCTCGACCGTACAGCCACCCTGGTCAAGTCGATCCGCGCCGAGCGCGGCGATGACAAGGTGCTGTTTCTCGATGGTGGCGACACCTGGCAGGGCTCCTATACCTCGCTCAAGACCAACGGCCAGGACATGGTCGACTGCATGAAGCTGCTCAAGCCCGACGCGATGACCGGGCACTGGGAGTTCACCTTTGGCGAGGATCGGTTCCTGGAACTGGTCGATGCGATGGGATATCCGTTCCTGGCGTCGAACATCTTCGATGCGGAATGGGATGAACCGGCCTTCGAGCACACCGCCTATTTCGAGCGCGGCGGCGTCAAGGTGGCGGTGATCGGCCAGGCCATGCCGTATACGCCGATCGCCAACCCGAGCTGGATGTTTCCGAAATGGTCGTTCGGCATCCGCCCCGATGTCCTGCAGGCCAATGTCGACGCGGCGCGCGCGCAGGGCGCGGAAATCGTGGTGTTGCTGTCGCATAACGGCTTCGATGTCGACCGCAAGCTAGCCACCGTCGTCTCCGGCCTTGACGTGATCGTCACCGGCCACACCCATGATGCCATTCCGCATGCCATCGAGGTCGCGGGTACGATCCTGATGTCGTCGGGCTCGCACGGCAAATATCTCGGCCGCATCGATCTCGAGGTGAAGGACGGCAAGATTGCCGGCTACAATTCAACGCTGATCCCGGTGTTTTCCGACGTGATTGCGCCCGATCCGGAAATGGCGGCCAAAATCGACGAAGTGCGTGCACCCTATGAGGCCGAGGCCAGTCGGGTGATCGGTCGCACCGAGAGCCTGCTTTACCGGCGGGGCAATTTCAACGGCACCTGGGATGACCTGATCTGCCAGGGAATCATGGAGGAGCGCGACACCGAGATCGCGCTGTCGCCAGGGTTCCGCTGGGGCACGACGCTGTTGCCCGGTTCCGACATCACCATCGACGATCTCTACACCGAAACCTCGATGAACTACCCGGCGGTCTACCGGTTGGAGTTCACCGGCGCCCAGCTCAAGGACATCATGGAAGATGTCTGTGACAACCTGTTCAACAAGGATCCTTTCCTGCAGCAGGGTGGCGACATGGTGCGTGTCGGCGGGTTTACCTATGCCTGCACGCCGGATGCGACAATCGGCAGCCGGATTACAGACATGCGGCTCACCGGCAGTGGCGATCTGATCGAAGCCGAAAAGAGCTACACCGTCGGCGGCTGGGCATCGGTCAATGAAGGCGTCGAAGGCCCGCCGATCTACGATCTGATGGAAGACTACATTACCAAAAAATCCGTGGTTTCACTGGATCCGGATGCAGCCGCAGTGAAAGTGATCCGCTGA
- the soxZ gene encoding thiosulfate oxidation carrier complex protein SoxZ: protein MASKPRIKVPKSASAGEVITLKTLISHEMESGQRKDKDGNPIPRQIINKFTCSFEGQTVFECDLDPAISANPYFEFNAKVPASGTFKFTWLDDDGSVYEAEAPIEVN, encoded by the coding sequence ATGGCATCAAAACCACGCATCAAGGTGCCCAAGTCGGCTTCCGCCGGTGAGGTCATCACTCTCAAGACCCTGATCAGCCATGAAATGGAATCCGGGCAGCGCAAGGACAAGGACGGAAATCCGATCCCGCGCCAGATCATCAACAAGTTCACCTGCTCGTTCGAAGGGCAGACGGTGTTCGAGTGCGATCTTGATCCGGCGATTTCGGCCAACCCGTATTTCGAGTTCAACGCCAAGGTCCCGGCTAGCGGAACCTTCAAGTTCACCTGGCTGGACGACGACGGATCGGTTTATGAAGCCGAGGCGCCGATCGAAGTCAACTAA
- the soxC gene encoding sulfite dehydrogenase, with amino-acid sequence MVSKTDPKTPGRAASRRNFLKTGLLGGAAVAASAGMARAQGGDPLITEIQDWNRYLGDGVDAAPYGAPSEFEAQVVRRNVPWLTADPVSSINFTPLHELDGIITPNGLCFERHHGGVAIINPTEHRLMINGLVDTPLVFTMEDLKRFPRENRVYFLECAANTGMEWKGAQLNGCQFTHGMVHCVVYTGVPLRYLLEEAGVKTAGKWLLAEGADAAAMSRSIPMEKALDDCLVAFKMNGEALRPEQGYPLRLCVPGWEGNMWVKWLRRLEVGDQPWAQREETSKYTDLLADGKARRHTFVMDVKSVITSPSPQAPVTHGKGPLVISGIAWSGSGTIKRVDVTIDGGRNWHEARIDGPSLPKALHRFYLDINWDGSEMLLQSRAIDDQGLVQPTKNELRAARGGNSIYHNNGIQTWHVNTDGVVENVEVS; translated from the coding sequence ATGGTGAGCAAAACCGACCCGAAGACACCCGGACGCGCGGCCTCGCGGCGCAACTTTCTCAAGACCGGCCTGCTTGGCGGTGCGGCGGTTGCGGCAAGCGCCGGTATGGCGCGCGCGCAAGGCGGCGATCCGCTGATCACCGAGATCCAGGACTGGAACCGCTATCTTGGTGATGGCGTCGATGCCGCGCCCTATGGGGCTCCGTCTGAATTCGAGGCGCAGGTGGTGCGCCGCAACGTGCCATGGCTGACGGCAGATCCGGTCTCGTCGATCAATTTCACGCCGCTGCATGAACTTGACGGCATCATCACGCCCAACGGTCTGTGCTTCGAGCGCCACCATGGCGGCGTGGCGATCATCAATCCGACCGAGCACCGGCTGATGATCAACGGCTTGGTCGACACGCCATTGGTTTTCACGATGGAAGACCTGAAGCGGTTTCCGCGCGAGAACCGGGTTTACTTCCTGGAATGCGCCGCCAATACCGGCATGGAGTGGAAGGGCGCGCAGCTCAATGGCTGCCAGTTTACCCACGGCATGGTGCATTGCGTTGTCTATACCGGCGTGCCGTTGCGCTATCTGCTGGAAGAAGCAGGTGTGAAGACAGCGGGCAAATGGTTGCTGGCCGAAGGCGCCGATGCCGCAGCAATGAGCCGCTCCATCCCGATGGAAAAGGCGCTCGATGATTGTCTTGTCGCCTTCAAGATGAACGGCGAAGCCTTGCGTCCCGAACAGGGCTATCCGCTGAGACTGTGCGTGCCAGGTTGGGAAGGCAATATGTGGGTAAAATGGCTGCGCCGGCTCGAGGTTGGCGACCAGCCCTGGGCGCAGCGTGAGGAAACCTCGAAATACACCGACCTTCTCGCCGATGGCAAAGCCCGCCGCCATACCTTCGTGATGGATGTCAAATCGGTCATCACCAGCCCCAGCCCGCAAGCGCCTGTAACTCATGGCAAGGGGCCGCTGGTAATCAGCGGGATTGCCTGGTCGGGCAGCGGCACGATCAAGCGGGTTGATGTGACGATTGATGGCGGCCGCAACTGGCATGAGGCGCGGATTGACGGGCCGAGCCTGCCCAAGGCGTTGCATCGGTTCTATCTCGATATCAATTGGGATGGCTCGGAAATGCTGCTGCAATCGCGCGCCATTGATGATCAGGGTCTGGTGCAGCCGACCAAGAACGAGCTCCGCGCAGCACGCGGTGGCAACTCGATCTATCACAACAACGGCATCCAGACATGGCACGTCAACACTGACGGAGTGGTTGAAAATGTTGAAGTTTCTTAA
- a CDS encoding YeeE/YedE family protein, translating into MINSGWMLALSGCAVGGVIGFLARKSHFCTMAALERHWYAADDRPLRAWVLAAFTALIATQLAAAAGFADIDRSFYITEPLPLAGAILGGLMFGLGMALVGTCGFGALVRLGGGNLRALVVLTGLGLAALAAQRGVTAHLRAALLDPLSINLNAFGGQSLGALSSRALGFDVALPLALVIGAAGLWWVFKSAAFRADRMRLWAGLGIGLCIAGGWVITSRFAAHMLDPVQLEAGSFVMPVGDTIMQIITVTGELPDYGVGLVVGVFLGAAVSAFRSDDMRWEACDDARELSRHLLGAFLMGTGGVFALGCTIGQGVSAFSVMAISAPIVMASIALGARMGLGLLMEGTPFSFIADWRASKTSV; encoded by the coding sequence ATGATCAATTCGGGATGGATGCTGGCGCTGTCGGGCTGCGCAGTGGGCGGGGTTATCGGTTTCCTGGCCCGTAAAAGCCATTTCTGCACCATGGCCGCACTCGAGCGTCATTGGTACGCTGCCGACGATCGACCGCTGCGGGCCTGGGTGCTAGCGGCGTTTACCGCGCTGATCGCCACCCAACTTGCAGCTGCCGCCGGCTTCGCCGACATAGATCGCTCGTTTTATATCACCGAACCGCTGCCGCTTGCCGGCGCAATACTCGGCGGACTAATGTTCGGCCTCGGCATGGCGCTTGTCGGCACATGCGGTTTTGGCGCTCTGGTGCGCCTTGGCGGCGGCAATCTGCGCGCGCTGGTGGTGCTTACCGGTCTCGGCCTGGCAGCCCTTGCCGCCCAGCGCGGCGTCACCGCCCATCTTCGCGCCGCCCTGCTCGACCCGCTTTCCATCAATCTCAATGCCTTTGGCGGCCAGTCACTTGGCGCCCTGTCCTCACGGGCACTCGGTTTTGATGTCGCGTTACCGCTGGCGCTCGTCATCGGTGCGGCTGGGCTCTGGTGGGTATTTAAATCAGCCGCCTTTCGCGCTGATCGGATGCGGCTATGGGCCGGCCTTGGAATCGGCCTGTGCATCGCTGGCGGCTGGGTCATTACCAGCCGCTTCGCCGCCCATATGCTCGACCCGGTGCAACTGGAGGCCGGCTCCTTCGTCATGCCGGTGGGCGACACCATCATGCAGATCATCACCGTCACCGGCGAACTGCCCGATTACGGCGTCGGCCTGGTCGTCGGCGTGTTCCTGGGCGCTGCTGTATCGGCATTCCGCTCCGACGACATGCGCTGGGAAGCCTGCGACGATGCCCGCGAACTCAGCCGCCACCTGCTCGGCGCATTCCTGATGGGAACCGGTGGCGTCTTCGCCCTTGGCTGCACTATAGGTCAGGGCGTCAGCGCCTTTTCGGTGATGGCCATCTCCGCGCCAATTGTCATGGCCTCGATCGCGCTCGGCGCGCGCATGGGCCTGGGTCTGCTAATGGAAGGCACTCCATTCAGTTTCATCGCCGACTGGCGCGCGTCAAAAACCTCAGTCTGA
- the modA gene encoding molybdate ABC transporter substrate-binding protein, which produces MSARSIRRLARSLVLAGLLLGSAASAHAEDVLVFAAASLKTALDRIATDWEQATGHTVAVSYAGSSQLARQIVQGAPADIYISASTDWMDYLQKASLIEDATRIDLLSNSLVLIAHGAQAEAISFGPDTDLAGMLGDERLAMAMVDSVPAGIYGKMALTQLGLWDEVAPKVAQTDNVRAALALVSSGEAPYGIVYATDALVDENVGIIASFPATSHAPIVYPAAMVHGSVGPEARGFFAALSGADAEAVFRQNGFLVPTGHGDG; this is translated from the coding sequence ATGTCTGCCCGTTCGATCCGCCGATTGGCCCGATCCCTGGTGCTGGCCGGCTTGCTGCTTGGTTCCGCCGCCTCCGCCCATGCCGAGGACGTGCTGGTGTTTGCAGCTGCCAGCCTGAAAACCGCGCTGGACCGGATTGCCACGGATTGGGAACAGGCGACCGGACATACTGTGGCGGTTTCTTACGCAGGAAGTTCGCAACTGGCGCGGCAGATCGTGCAGGGCGCGCCGGCCGACATCTATATCTCGGCGTCGACCGACTGGATGGACTATCTGCAGAAGGCTAGTCTGATCGAGGATGCAACGCGGATTGATCTGCTTTCCAACAGTCTTGTGCTGATCGCCCACGGTGCGCAAGCGGAGGCGATTTCCTTTGGTCCGGATACTGATCTGGCCGGAATGCTCGGCGACGAGCGGTTGGCGATGGCGATGGTCGATTCGGTGCCTGCCGGGATTTATGGAAAAATGGCGCTGACGCAGCTCGGTCTTTGGGACGAGGTGGCGCCGAAAGTGGCCCAGACCGACAATGTTCGCGCCGCGCTGGCGCTGGTCTCATCAGGCGAGGCACCCTATGGCATCGTCTATGCGACCGATGCGCTGGTCGATGAAAATGTCGGGATCATCGCCTCGTTTCCCGCCACGAGCCACGCTCCGATTGTCTATCCTGCAGCAATGGTCCACGGCTCGGTCGGGCCTGAAGCGCGTGGCTTTTTTGCAGCGCTGAGCGGGGCCGACGCGGAAGCCGTGTTCAGGCAGAACGGTTTTCTAGTTCCGACGGGGCATGGCGATGGCTGA
- a CDS encoding thioredoxin family protein encodes MMRRAFIALAAIVGLSAQAWSVELGEDGLHKQNWFSMTFRDVAEDIETAKADGKRLVMIFEQRGCIYCAKMHEELLADPEVAEFIKANFMVVQYNMFGDEEVTDLDGETLTEKTAARKWGYVFTPTLVFLPEDAPDNVPVAQAAVATMPGAFGKWTFLNMFKWVSEKGYEGEEHFQKYHARIINQLREEGRLNAE; translated from the coding sequence ATGATGAGACGCGCTTTTATCGCCCTTGCCGCAATTGTCGGCCTGTCTGCCCAGGCTTGGTCCGTCGAACTCGGTGAGGACGGGCTGCACAAGCAGAACTGGTTTTCCATGACCTTCCGCGATGTGGCCGAAGACATCGAAACCGCCAAGGCGGACGGCAAGCGACTGGTGATGATTTTCGAGCAACGTGGCTGCATCTATTGCGCCAAGATGCATGAGGAGTTGCTGGCCGATCCGGAAGTTGCCGAGTTCATCAAGGCCAATTTCATGGTCGTGCAATACAATATGTTTGGCGACGAGGAGGTCACCGATCTTGATGGCGAGACGCTGACCGAGAAAACCGCCGCCCGCAAATGGGGCTATGTTTTTACGCCCACTCTGGTCTTCCTGCCTGAAGACGCACCCGACAATGTACCTGTTGCACAAGCCGCTGTTGCCACCATGCCGGGGGCCTTTGGCAAATGGACATTCCTGAACATGTTCAAATGGGTAAGCGAAAAAGGCTATGAAGGTGAGGAGCATTTCCAGAAATACCACGCGCGGATCATCAACCAATTGCGGGAGGAAGGGCGGCTGAACGCGGAATAG
- a CDS encoding transcriptional regulator: MTAYPAALLALLIGFSTPALAAELVMFEQAGCAWCKRFNEEIAPAWSKTEQGKRAPLRRVDIHANIPADLADIPVERFTPTFVLVDDGRELGRLRGYPGDQFFWALMDEMLAKLDP, from the coding sequence ATGACGGCATACCCTGCAGCCCTGCTTGCCCTTCTCATCGGCTTCTCGACTCCGGCGCTGGCAGCTGAGCTCGTCATGTTTGAGCAGGCTGGCTGTGCCTGGTGCAAGCGTTTCAACGAGGAGATCGCGCCGGCCTGGTCGAAAACCGAACAGGGCAAGCGCGCGCCATTGCGCAGGGTCGATATTCACGCCAATATTCCTGCCGACCTCGCCGATATTCCGGTCGAGCGCTTCACGCCAACCTTTGTGCTGGTGGACGATGGCCGCGAGCTTGGCAGGCTGCGCGGCTATCCCGGCGACCAGTTCTTCTGGGCACTGATGGATGAGATGCTGGCCAAGCTTGATCCGTGA
- the soxX gene encoding sulfur oxidation c-type cytochrome SoxX — protein sequence MHRRNKFILSVIASVGLSTAAFAAEIGPDAVEFTDAGVVTSLTGVAGDPAAGAEIFKSRKQGNCLACHVNSDMSGELFHGDVGPPLDGVASRWEEPELRAIVVNSKEPFGPETVMPGFYSLAVGEHLAKQYVGKTILSAQEVEDVVAYLVTLKD from the coding sequence ATGCATAGGCGAAACAAATTTATACTGTCGGTGATAGCCTCGGTGGGGCTGTCGACGGCTGCCTTCGCCGCGGAAATCGGCCCCGACGCGGTCGAGTTTACCGATGCCGGTGTTGTCACGTCGTTGACCGGCGTGGCCGGTGATCCGGCAGCGGGCGCGGAAATTTTCAAGAGCCGCAAGCAGGGCAATTGCCTCGCATGTCACGTCAATTCGGATATGTCCGGCGAGCTTTTCCATGGTGATGTCGGCCCGCCGCTTGATGGTGTCGCCTCGCGCTGGGAAGAGCCAGAGCTTCGCGCCATTGTGGTCAATTCTAAAGAGCCCTTCGGCCCTGAAACCGTGATGCCGGGGTTTTACTCTCTGGCGGTCGGCGAGCATCTGGCGAAACAATATGTGGGCAAGACCATCCTGAGCGCTCAGGAAGTCGAGGATGTTGTGGCCTATCTCGTCACGCTCAAGGATTGA
- a CDS encoding c-type cytochrome, which produces MLKFLKPAAITAGLVLAAFSSQALADGDAAAGKKVFNKCKACHAVGEGAKNRVGPQLNDLLGRTAGTADDYKYSKAMIAAGEDGLVWDDAALAKYLANPRGMVKGTKMAFAGLKSDEDTADLTAYLKGFSEEQAAAAEPANAPVETAASSPAEAEATAEPVSTEKSTGAFGLGRVATPDEVTAWDIDIRPDGAGLPVGSGTVTQGEVIFSESCAACHGDFGEGAGRWPVLAGGQDSLLKDRPVKTIGSYWPYLSTVYDYVRRAMPFGDARSLSDDDVYALTAYVLYLNDIVVDEEFELSNENFASIRLPNEANFIADDRLSEPHYAKGLEPCMSDCKPGPVKITARAQVLDVTPEGEGDENSGGSVD; this is translated from the coding sequence ATGTTGAAGTTTCTTAAACCCGCAGCGATCACCGCAGGGCTTGTGCTTGCCGCTTTCTCGAGCCAGGCATTGGCCGATGGCGATGCTGCCGCCGGCAAGAAAGTGTTTAACAAGTGCAAGGCTTGCCATGCGGTTGGCGAAGGCGCCAAGAATCGTGTCGGGCCGCAGCTCAACGACTTGCTCGGACGCACGGCTGGTACGGCCGACGACTACAAGTATTCCAAGGCAATGATCGCCGCCGGTGAGGACGGGCTGGTCTGGGACGACGCCGCGCTGGCCAAGTACCTTGCAAATCCCCGCGGGATGGTCAAAGGCACCAAGATGGCGTTTGCCGGGCTTAAATCCGACGAGGATACCGCCGATCTCACGGCCTATCTGAAAGGGTTTTCGGAAGAACAAGCGGCTGCGGCAGAGCCAGCGAATGCTCCGGTGGAAACTGCGGCATCTTCCCCCGCAGAAGCCGAGGCGACGGCAGAACCCGTTTCGACAGAGAAAAGCACCGGCGCTTTCGGGCTCGGTCGGGTGGCCACGCCCGACGAGGTGACGGCCTGGGATATCGACATCCGTCCCGATGGCGCGGGATTGCCAGTGGGCAGCGGCACCGTGACCCAGGGCGAAGTCATTTTCAGTGAAAGCTGTGCTGCGTGTCACGGTGATTTCGGCGAGGGCGCCGGCCGCTGGCCGGTGCTGGCGGGCGGGCAGGACTCATTGCTCAAAGACCGTCCGGTAAAGACCATCGGCTCCTACTGGCCCTATCTGTCGACGGTATATGATTATGTCCGCCGGGCGATGCCGTTCGGGGATGCCCGGTCGCTCAGTGATGACGACGTTTATGCGCTGACAGCCTATGTGCTCTATCTCAACGATATCGTCGTTGACGAGGAGTTCGAGCTTTCGAACGAGAATTTCGCCTCGATCCGTTTGCCCAACGAAGCAAACTTCATTGCTGACGACCGGCTGAGCGAGCCGCATTACGCCAAGGGGCTCGAACCCTGCATGTCCGACTGCAAGCCGGGACCGGTGAAAATCACCGCGCGGGCGCAGGTTCTCGACGTGACGCCGGAAGGCGAGGGCGATGAAAACAGCGGTGGCAGCGTCGACTGA
- the soxY gene encoding thiosulfate oxidation carrier protein SoxY: MKFTRRSVLGLAASAAAFISVGARVNPALAAVEDTEKAIMEFTGGATPAEGKITLTAPEIAENGNTVPVSVSVESAMSGDDLVESVIIFAEGNPNPQVATFHFTEMSGAAEATTRMRLAKTQNVIAVAKMKDGSVFMDKKQVKVTIGGCGG, translated from the coding sequence ATGAAATTTACAAGACGTAGTGTCTTAGGTCTGGCCGCAAGTGCCGCGGCCTTTATCAGCGTCGGGGCACGGGTCAATCCGGCCTTGGCTGCGGTGGAGGATACGGAAAAGGCGATCATGGAATTCACCGGCGGTGCAACCCCGGCTGAAGGCAAGATTACGCTGACCGCACCCGAAATCGCCGAAAACGGCAATACCGTGCCCGTGTCGGTCAGTGTCGAAAGCGCGATGAGCGGCGACGACCTGGTCGAATCGGTGATCATTTTCGCCGAAGGCAACCCCAACCCGCAGGTTGCGACCTTTCACTTCACCGAGATGAGCGGCGCGGCGGAAGCCACTACCCGCATGCGTCTGGCCAAGACCCAGAACGTCATCGCGGTTGCGAAAATGAAGGACGGCTCGGTCTTCATGGACAAGAAGCAGGTCAAGGTAACCATCGGCGGCTGCGGCGGCTAA
- the soxA gene encoding sulfur oxidation c-type cytochrome SoxA, whose protein sequence is MKRLLITGIALAAGLAGSGLAFADPVDDTLEIDGVPMVTRTAAPEGHPFDEVVSGWHYREAETRDVERDTIENPGMIAVEDGEVLWNKVEGTAGKSCASCHGDAAETMKGVGANYPKWDADSQKPINIELQINKCRTEQMGAEALPFNKGGQQELTTYIKHQSLGVPVEIDLSQGDMQTWWEKGKDVYYTRTGQLNLACASCHEVSTGKYIRADHLSQGQVNGFPTYRLKSGLTSLHQRFRGCIRDTRAEQPKAFSDELMALETYVTWRGTGLSVETPSVRQ, encoded by the coding sequence ATGAAAAGACTTCTAATTACCGGCATTGCCCTTGCGGCCGGATTGGCCGGCTCGGGCCTCGCATTTGCTGATCCTGTCGACGATACGCTGGAGATCGATGGTGTGCCGATGGTGACCCGCACTGCGGCGCCGGAGGGGCATCCCTTCGACGAAGTGGTTTCCGGCTGGCATTACCGCGAAGCTGAAACCCGCGATGTCGAGCGCGATACGATCGAGAACCCGGGCATGATTGCCGTCGAAGACGGCGAAGTTCTGTGGAACAAGGTTGAGGGCACGGCCGGCAAGTCCTGCGCCAGCTGCCACGGCGACGCGGCTGAAACCATGAAGGGTGTTGGCGCGAACTACCCGAAATGGGACGCGGATTCGCAGAAGCCGATCAACATCGAGCTGCAGATCAACAAATGCCGAACCGAACAGATGGGCGCGGAAGCTTTGCCTTTCAACAAGGGCGGCCAGCAGGAGTTGACAACCTATATCAAGCATCAGTCACTTGGCGTGCCGGTTGAGATTGATCTCAGCCAGGGCGACATGCAGACTTGGTGGGAGAAGGGCAAGGACGTCTACTACACCCGCACTGGGCAGTTGAACCTTGCATGCGCCAGTTGCCACGAAGTCAGCACCGGAAAATACATCCGGGCCGACCATTTGAGCCAGGGACAGGTCAATGGCTTTCCCACCTACCGGCTCAAGAGCGGGCTTACTTCGCTACACCAGCGGTTCCGCGGTTGTATCCGCGATACCCGCGCCGAGCAGCCGAAGGCATTCTCGGACGAGTTGATGGCGCTTGAGACCTATGTGACATGGCGTGGCACCGGCCTTTCGGTCGAAACGCCTTCGGTCCGCCAGTAA